A stretch of Mycobacterium sp. ITM-2016-00316 DNA encodes these proteins:
- a CDS encoding aldo/keto reductase — MEYRHLGRSGLIVSELAFGAATFGASGEFFGAWADTGIDEARTMVDICLEAGITLFDTADVYSDGASESVLGAALQGRRDSVLISTKAALPVGSGPDDAGTSRRRLITAVEGALRRLRTDHIDVFQLHAYDAATPVEEVVDTLDVLVTQGKIRYTGVSNFAGWQLMKSLAAADASHRVRYVAHQVYYSLIGRDYEWDLMPLGLDQGVGALVWSPLGWGRLTGRIRRGTGLPPVSRLHRTADAGPPVDDDVLFDVVDELSAIADETGRSIPQVALNWVLRRPTVASVIVGARTPAQLLDNLGAVGWTLTGEQIARLDAVSTPEPSYPHFPYVRQAGFARLNPPLFA; from the coding sequence GTGGAGTACCGTCATCTAGGCCGATCCGGCCTGATCGTTTCCGAATTGGCCTTCGGTGCAGCGACATTCGGCGCAAGCGGAGAGTTCTTCGGAGCCTGGGCAGACACCGGAATCGATGAGGCCCGCACCATGGTGGACATCTGCCTGGAGGCGGGGATCACCCTGTTCGACACCGCCGATGTCTACTCCGACGGCGCATCGGAATCCGTCCTCGGCGCGGCCCTGCAAGGCCGCCGCGATTCCGTACTGATCTCGACCAAGGCCGCACTACCCGTCGGCTCCGGACCCGACGACGCGGGCACGTCACGGCGACGCCTGATCACCGCCGTCGAAGGCGCACTTCGCCGCTTGCGCACCGATCACATCGACGTGTTCCAGCTCCATGCCTACGACGCTGCGACACCGGTCGAGGAAGTGGTGGACACGCTCGATGTCCTGGTGACACAGGGGAAGATCCGCTACACGGGCGTTTCGAATTTTGCCGGCTGGCAGCTCATGAAATCCCTTGCCGCGGCGGACGCGTCGCACCGCGTGCGATATGTCGCCCACCAGGTCTACTACTCGCTGATCGGCCGGGACTACGAATGGGACCTGATGCCACTGGGCCTCGACCAGGGGGTGGGCGCGCTGGTCTGGAGCCCACTGGGCTGGGGACGACTGACGGGACGGATACGACGCGGAACGGGTCTCCCGCCCGTCAGCCGCCTGCACAGGACGGCCGATGCCGGGCCACCTGTGGACGATGACGTGCTCTTCGATGTCGTCGACGAACTCTCCGCCATCGCCGACGAGACGGGACGTTCCATCCCGCAGGTCGCGCTCAACTGGGTTCTTCGCCGTCCCACGGTCGCGTCGGTCATCGTCGGCGCCCGCACCCCCGCGCAGCTGCTCGACAATCTCGGTGCGGTCGGTTGGACCCTGACCGGCGAGCAGATCGCGCGTCTGGATGCCGTCAGCACACCCGAGCCGTCTTATCCACATTTCCCCTACGTACGACAAGCGGGGTTCGCGCGGCTGAATCCGCCACTGTTCGCCTGA
- a CDS encoding PE-PPE domain-containing protein: MNRSIPAILLAAALALAPSATADTEGTTWFLGGGRTAGSPSELSIEQARERLGDQGPDARIDAVIQYSRDGVHTGGPFGAAVREGTANAVAVVEPGDTVIGYSQGAVIAQQLKKILAGAPTVTAADYAFITFGDPTNSKGGEMPFMRRHRINLGDLLPPLTADDETAFTTTTVAQEYDRIADFPDHPWNLVAVYNSLLSAKDHLGYRMAWSDTTQTQRTAGVHLDETQDRDRVITTERNSKGGSNIHVLVKSETLPLTRPLRTGVFWLDRVVDAIDIPLRWIIDLGYRGVRA, encoded by the coding sequence GTGAACCGCAGCATCCCGGCGATCCTGCTCGCGGCCGCCCTCGCGCTGGCACCGTCGGCGACCGCGGACACCGAGGGCACCACCTGGTTCCTCGGCGGCGGACGCACCGCCGGTTCGCCGTCGGAGCTGAGCATCGAGCAGGCCCGCGAGCGCCTCGGCGACCAGGGGCCCGACGCACGCATCGACGCGGTGATCCAGTACAGCCGCGACGGCGTGCACACCGGCGGCCCCTTCGGTGCGGCGGTACGTGAGGGCACGGCCAATGCCGTGGCCGTGGTCGAGCCCGGCGACACCGTGATCGGCTACAGCCAGGGCGCCGTGATCGCCCAACAGCTCAAGAAGATCCTGGCCGGCGCCCCCACCGTCACCGCCGCGGACTACGCCTTCATCACCTTCGGCGACCCGACGAACAGCAAGGGCGGCGAGATGCCGTTCATGCGTCGGCACCGGATCAACCTGGGCGACCTCCTCCCGCCGTTGACCGCCGATGACGAGACGGCGTTCACCACCACCACGGTGGCCCAGGAGTACGACCGCATCGCCGACTTCCCGGACCACCCGTGGAACCTGGTGGCCGTGTACAACTCGCTGCTGTCGGCCAAGGACCATCTGGGCTACCGGATGGCCTGGTCGGACACCACCCAGACGCAGCGCACCGCGGGGGTGCACCTCGATGAGACCCAGGACCGCGACCGTGTGATCACCACGGAGCGCAACAGTAAGGGCGGCAGCAACATTCACGTGCTGGTGAAGTCCGAAACGTTGCCGCTGACGCGCCCGCTGCGCACTGGAGTCTTTTGGCTCGACCGCGTGGTGGACGCGATCGACATCCCGCTGCGATGGATCATCGACCTCGGCTACCGCGGAGTGCGGGCTTAG
- a CDS encoding DEDDh family exonuclease — translation MSQCWGRPAAEAGAGWAVVDVETTGFRPGQARVVSVAALAVGDDGSIEHSVSSLLNPGVDPGPTHVHGLTAEMLAGQPTFGDIAPQLIEVLHGRTLVAHNVAFDYAFLAAEAELVGAQLPVDTVMCTVELARRLNLGTENLRLETLARHWGATQLRPHDALDDALVLAQILKPALVQARERRSWLPIRSVSRRIWPNGQITHEELRPLKVLAARMPCDHLNPGLYVAGRPLVQGMRIALSAEMTHTHEEVIERIIDAGLSYAENVDRQTSLVVCNDAAPAQGKGYQAVEQGIPLMGDAEFMTLIGQAVGGTDVEEFTDTTADGDQYALF, via the coding sequence ATGAGCCAGTGCTGGGGCCGACCGGCGGCCGAAGCGGGGGCCGGGTGGGCCGTCGTGGACGTGGAGACCACCGGGTTCCGGCCGGGCCAGGCTCGCGTCGTCAGCGTCGCCGCCCTGGCCGTCGGCGACGATGGCAGCATCGAGCACAGTGTCTCCTCCCTGCTGAACCCCGGCGTGGACCCCGGCCCCACCCACGTGCACGGACTGACCGCCGAGATGCTGGCGGGCCAACCCACGTTCGGCGATATCGCACCTCAGCTCATCGAGGTGCTGCACGGCCGGACGCTGGTCGCGCACAACGTCGCGTTCGACTATGCATTCCTGGCGGCCGAGGCCGAACTCGTCGGCGCCCAATTGCCGGTCGATACCGTCATGTGCACGGTCGAGCTGGCGCGCCGGCTGAATCTGGGTACCGAGAACCTGCGCCTGGAGACGTTGGCCCGACACTGGGGCGCCACCCAGTTGCGCCCGCACGATGCGCTCGATGACGCGCTGGTGCTCGCGCAGATCCTCAAGCCCGCGCTGGTGCAGGCCCGTGAGCGCAGATCATGGCTGCCGATCCGCTCCGTGAGCCGCCGGATCTGGCCCAACGGCCAGATCACCCACGAGGAGCTGCGGCCGCTGAAGGTGCTGGCGGCACGGATGCCGTGCGATCACCTGAATCCGGGGCTCTATGTCGCCGGGCGGCCGCTGGTGCAAGGTATGCGGATCGCGCTGTCGGCCGAGATGACGCATACCCACGAAGAGGTCATCGAGCGGATCATCGACGCCGGCCTCTCCTATGCGGAGAACGTCGACCGGCAGACCTCCCTGGTGGTGTGCAATGACGCCGCACCCGCACAGGGTAAGGGCTACCAGGCGGTCGAGCAGGGCATCCCGCTGATGGGAGACGCCGAGTTCATGACACTCATCGGGCAAGCCGTCGGCGGCACCGATGTCGAGGAGTTCACCGACACGACCGCGGACGGCGACCAGTACGCGCTGTTCTGA
- a CDS encoding Mur ligase family protein encodes MVTPRARLALGAGSAARWASRVTGRGAGAMIGGLVAMSIDKSVLAQLGKNRRAVVVTGTNGKSTTTRMTAAALSTLGPVATNAEGANMDAGLVAALAGARRAELAALEVDEMHVPHVSDAVSPAVIVLLNLSRDQLDRVGEINHIERTLRAGLARHPDAVVIANCDDVLMTSAAYDCPNVVWVAAGGSWAGDSVSCPRSGEIIVRDGNHWHSTGTDFKRPTPQWTYDDTDIHGPEGLTLPMTLALPGAVNRGNAIQAVAAAVALGADPAKAVAAVSTVDEVAGRYRTVKVGAHTARLLLAKNPAGWQEALSMIDKDAAGVVISVNGQVPDGEDLSWLWDVRFEHFERTQVVAAGERGTDLAVRLGYAGVEHTLVHDTVAAIASCPPGHVEVIANYTAFLHLNRRVS; translated from the coding sequence ATGGTCACCCCTAGAGCACGGCTGGCGCTGGGCGCCGGGTCCGCCGCACGCTGGGCCTCCCGGGTGACCGGCCGCGGCGCCGGGGCGATGATCGGCGGCCTGGTGGCGATGTCGATCGACAAGTCGGTCCTGGCACAACTCGGCAAGAACCGCCGCGCGGTGGTCGTGACCGGTACAAACGGTAAATCGACCACGACCAGGATGACCGCCGCGGCGCTGTCCACGCTGGGCCCGGTGGCGACCAACGCCGAGGGCGCCAACATGGACGCCGGGCTGGTCGCCGCGCTGGCCGGGGCCCGCAGGGCCGAACTGGCCGCACTGGAAGTCGACGAGATGCACGTGCCACACGTCAGTGACGCGGTGTCACCGGCGGTGATCGTGCTGCTCAATCTGTCCCGCGATCAGCTCGATCGCGTCGGTGAAATCAATCACATCGAACGCACGCTGCGCGCCGGGTTGGCCCGCCACCCGGACGCCGTGGTGATCGCCAACTGCGATGACGTCCTGATGACCTCGGCGGCGTACGACTGCCCGAACGTGGTGTGGGTCGCGGCCGGTGGCAGCTGGGCCGGGGATTCGGTGAGCTGTCCACGCTCCGGGGAGATCATCGTCCGCGACGGCAACCACTGGCACTCCACCGGTACCGATTTCAAGAGACCCACGCCGCAGTGGACTTATGACGACACCGATATCCACGGCCCCGAGGGCCTCACCTTGCCGATGACGCTCGCTCTGCCGGGTGCGGTCAACCGCGGGAACGCCATCCAGGCCGTTGCCGCGGCGGTGGCGCTGGGTGCCGACCCGGCCAAGGCGGTGGCCGCGGTATCGACGGTGGACGAAGTCGCCGGCCGGTACCGGACCGTCAAGGTCGGCGCCCACACGGCACGCCTGCTACTGGCCAAGAATCCAGCGGGCTGGCAGGAGGCCCTGTCGATGATCGACAAAGACGCTGCGGGAGTGGTGATCTCGGTCAACGGACAGGTCCCCGACGGGGAAGATCTGTCCTGGCTCTGGGATGTCCGGTTCGAGCATTTCGAGCGCACCCAGGTGGTCGCGGCCGGTGAACGCGGTACCGACCTGGCGGTGCGCCTCGGCTATGCCGGTGTGGAGCACACCCTGGTACATGACACCGTCGCCGCGATCGCGTCCTGTCCGCCCGGTCATGTCGAGGTGATCGCCAACTACACGGCCTTCCTGCACCTGAACAGGCGGGTCTCGTGA
- a CDS encoding glutamine amidotransferase, which produces MGTYGDSGNAVVLRQRLRLRGIDAEIIEITLADPVPDSLDIYTLGGAEDYAQRLATKHLIRYPGLQRAAVRGAPVLAICAAIQVLGHWYETSAGERVDGVGLLDVTTAPQDARTIGEVSATPLLSGLTQPLTGFENHRGGTILGRDAEPLSAVTKGAGNRAGDGYDGAVQGSVVATYLHGPCLARNPELADHLLTQVVGELPGLQLAEVDLLRTERLAAPRRV; this is translated from the coding sequence ATGGGCACCTACGGTGACAGCGGCAACGCGGTGGTGCTGCGACAACGACTGCGACTGCGCGGGATCGACGCCGAGATCATCGAGATCACCCTGGCCGACCCGGTACCGGACTCGCTGGACATCTACACGTTGGGCGGCGCCGAGGACTACGCCCAGCGGCTGGCGACCAAGCATCTGATCCGCTACCCGGGTCTGCAACGCGCCGCGGTGCGCGGGGCCCCGGTGCTCGCGATCTGCGCGGCCATCCAGGTGCTCGGGCACTGGTATGAGACCTCGGCCGGTGAACGGGTCGACGGCGTCGGTCTGCTCGATGTCACCACTGCGCCGCAGGATGCTCGCACCATCGGGGAGGTGTCGGCGACACCGTTGCTGAGCGGTCTCACCCAACCCCTGACGGGTTTCGAAAACCATCGGGGCGGAACGATTCTCGGGCGCGACGCCGAGCCACTGAGCGCGGTCACCAAGGGGGCGGGCAACCGCGCCGGTGACGGCTACGACGGCGCGGTGCAGGGCAGTGTGGTGGCCACCTACCTGCACGGACCGTGCCTGGCACGCAATCCGGAGCTGGCCGATCACCTGCTCACCCAGGTCGTGGGCGAGCTACCTGGGCTGCAACTTGCCGAAGTGGATCTGCTGCGCACCGAGCGACTGGCGGCGCCGCGCCGGGTCTAA
- a CDS encoding polysaccharide pyruvyl transferase family protein gives MTRVFLSTWGQSDNIGDSILRRGQLRTFQNIDGAQLHVHVGRKDFDPNAEDYVTAIGLDGTEKQYDTAAGWLFRALGSSAAARTILVMPTGEILMPERFRRYWGWWTLVGALGAKSRGGAMVQVGAGVRMATVGKNAEDGTRVVREQIEVPPLERIARRNMPVVAWRDANTRNSFQVGDVAPDWAFGEGPDPADGLGPAPSARKVLAVTMRSDRDVLTEDKVALIREIAHMYGLRIQVYSQVRRDRATMEKLAEILHPGTPAIVMRDETHGEWEALMRNLYRDSAIVVSDRLHALIIAATEGAIPLAVSNWTTEKAVRMLKPGGFDLPSQDPGAIKSYLAEMFADPAAVSRRISGARAELDGVRARLRALVAG, from the coding sequence GTGACTCGCGTCTTCCTTTCGACCTGGGGGCAGAGTGACAACATCGGCGATTCGATCCTGCGGCGTGGTCAACTACGCACGTTCCAGAACATCGACGGCGCCCAACTGCATGTCCATGTGGGCCGCAAGGATTTCGATCCCAACGCCGAGGACTATGTGACGGCGATCGGGCTCGACGGCACCGAGAAGCAGTACGACACGGCGGCCGGGTGGCTGTTCCGGGCCCTCGGTAGTTCGGCCGCGGCGCGCACCATCCTGGTCATGCCGACCGGGGAGATCCTCATGCCTGAGCGCTTCCGCCGCTACTGGGGATGGTGGACCCTCGTCGGGGCGCTCGGAGCCAAGAGTCGCGGCGGCGCCATGGTGCAGGTCGGCGCCGGGGTGCGGATGGCGACGGTCGGCAAGAACGCCGAGGACGGCACCCGTGTCGTTCGGGAACAGATCGAGGTTCCGCCGCTGGAGCGGATCGCCCGCCGCAATATGCCGGTGGTGGCATGGCGAGATGCCAACACCCGCAACTCATTCCAGGTCGGTGATGTCGCCCCGGACTGGGCGTTCGGCGAGGGTCCCGATCCGGCCGACGGTCTGGGGCCGGCGCCCTCGGCGCGCAAGGTGCTGGCGGTGACCATGCGTTCGGACCGGGACGTGTTGACCGAGGACAAGGTTGCGCTGATCCGGGAGATCGCGCACATGTACGGGTTGCGGATCCAGGTGTACAGCCAGGTGCGCCGGGACCGTGCCACGATGGAGAAACTGGCCGAGATCCTGCATCCCGGCACGCCGGCGATCGTGATGCGCGATGAGACCCACGGTGAATGGGAAGCGCTCATGCGCAACCTGTATCGGGATTCTGCGATCGTCGTCAGCGACCGGCTGCACGCCCTGATCATCGCCGCTACCGAGGGCGCCATACCGCTGGCGGTGTCGAACTGGACGACCGAGAAGGCCGTCCGGATGCTCAAACCCGGCGGGTTCGACCTGCCGTCGCAGGATCCGGGTGCCATCAAGAGCTATCTCGCGGAGATGTTCGCCGACCCAGCGGCCGTGAGTCGTCGCATCAGCGGTGCCCGCGCCGAACTCGACGGTGTGCGCGCCCGGTTGCGGGCGCTGGTCGCCGGTTAG
- the recR gene encoding recombination mediator RecR, with the protein MFEGPVQDLIDELGKLPGIGPKSAQRIAFHLLSVEPPDIDRLTAVLGRIRDGVTFCAVCGNVSDEERCRICKDARRDASLVCVVEEPKDIQAVERTREFRGRYHVLGGALDPLSGVGPDQLRIRELLNRIGERVDGVDVAEVIIATDPNTEGEATATYLMRMLRDIPGLTVSRIASGLPMGGDLEFADELTLGRALAGRRAMV; encoded by the coding sequence TTGTTCGAGGGGCCGGTACAGGATCTGATCGACGAGCTCGGCAAGCTGCCGGGTATCGGGCCCAAGAGTGCCCAGCGCATCGCGTTCCATCTGTTGTCGGTGGAGCCGCCGGATATCGACCGGCTGACCGCGGTGCTCGGCCGAATCCGCGACGGTGTCACGTTCTGTGCGGTGTGCGGCAATGTCTCCGATGAGGAACGCTGCCGGATCTGCAAAGATGCCCGCCGCGACGCCTCCCTGGTGTGCGTCGTCGAGGAACCCAAGGACATCCAGGCGGTCGAGCGCACCCGTGAGTTCCGGGGGCGCTACCACGTGCTGGGCGGGGCGCTGGATCCGTTGTCCGGGGTGGGGCCCGACCAGCTGCGCATCCGCGAACTGCTCAACCGGATCGGGGAACGGGTCGACGGTGTCGACGTAGCCGAGGTGATCATTGCTACCGACCCCAACACCGAGGGCGAGGCGACCGCGACGTACCTCATGCGGATGCTGCGTGATATCCCCGGATTGACCGTAAGCCGGATTGCATCCGGTCTGCCCATGGGCGGTGACCTGGAGTTTGCCGACGAATTGACGCTAGGACGTGCGCTCGCCGGCCGTCGCGCTATGGTCTAG
- a CDS encoding YbaB/EbfC family nucleoid-associated protein — translation MQPDGGQPDMSALLAQAQQVQQQLMEAQEALANAEVHGQGGGGLVQVTMKGSGEVIAVAIDPKVIDPSDPETLQDLIVGALADAAKQVTILAQTRLGPLAGGLGGFGLPGT, via the coding sequence ATGCAACCCGATGGTGGTCAGCCCGATATGTCCGCGTTGCTCGCGCAGGCACAGCAGGTGCAGCAGCAGCTGATGGAGGCGCAGGAGGCGCTGGCAAACGCCGAGGTGCACGGCCAGGGCGGCGGTGGCCTGGTGCAGGTCACCATGAAGGGCAGCGGTGAGGTCATCGCGGTGGCCATCGACCCGAAGGTGATCGACCCGTCCGATCCCGAGACGCTGCAGGATCTCATCGTCGGTGCGCTCGCCGATGCCGCCAAGCAGGTCACCATCCTCGCCCAGACGCGGCTCGGGCCGCTGGCCGGTGGCCTGGGTGGTTTCGGACTGCCGGGTACCTGA
- a CDS encoding Rv3717 family N-acetylmuramoyl-L-alanine amidase, translated as MLVAASLSGSAAPLAGAAPNTIAGKIVFLDPGHNGANDASISRQVPTGRGGTKDCQASGTATNSGYPEHTFNWDVTLRVRAILDANGVRTALSRGNDDALGPCVDERAAMANALRPNAIVSIHADGGPATGRGFHVLYSDPPLNTVQAGPSVQFAQIMRDQLRGSGIPPANYIGSGGLNPRSDIAGLNHAQFPSVLVELGNMKNPADSALMESEAGRQKLAEAVARGVATWLANT; from the coding sequence ATGCTCGTCGCCGCCAGTTTGTCCGGCTCGGCCGCCCCGCTGGCCGGCGCCGCACCCAACACCATCGCCGGCAAGATCGTGTTCCTCGATCCGGGCCACAACGGCGCCAACGACGCGTCCATCAGCCGTCAGGTTCCCACCGGGCGGGGCGGCACCAAGGACTGCCAGGCCAGTGGCACCGCCACGAACTCCGGCTACCCCGAGCACACCTTCAACTGGGACGTCACGCTTCGTGTCCGCGCCATCCTGGATGCCAACGGTGTGCGCACCGCGCTGTCACGCGGCAATGACGACGCACTCGGACCGTGCGTCGACGAGCGTGCCGCCATGGCCAACGCCCTGCGGCCCAACGCCATCGTCAGCATTCACGCCGACGGCGGCCCAGCCACCGGTCGCGGATTCCACGTGCTCTACTCGGACCCGCCGCTGAACACCGTGCAGGCCGGCCCCTCGGTGCAGTTCGCCCAGATCATGCGAGATCAACTACGCGGCTCGGGGATCCCGCCGGCCAACTACATCGGCTCAGGGGGCCTCAACCCGCGCTCGGACATCGCCGGGCTCAACCATGCGCAGTTCCCGTCGGTGCTGGTGGAGCTGGGCAATATGAAGAACCCGGCCGACTCCGCGTTGATGGAGTCCGAGGCCGGACGCCAGAAGCTGGCCGAGGCGGTGGCCCGGGGCGTCGCGACCTGGCTGGCCAACACCTAG
- a CDS encoding SRPBCC family protein, producing MGQVSASSTVLIDAAPEAVLAAVSDYQTVRPKILSSHYSNYSVLQGGQGAGTVVTWKLQATESRSRDVKASVDVAGKTVIEKDANSTLVTNWTVAPAGTGSTVTVKTSWNGAGGIKGFFEKTFAPLGLRKIQDEVLGNLKKELETAS from the coding sequence ATGGGACAGGTCAGCGCTTCCAGCACTGTGTTGATAGATGCCGCACCGGAAGCTGTGCTTGCCGCGGTCTCCGATTACCAGACGGTGCGGCCCAAGATCCTCTCGTCGCATTACAGCAACTACTCCGTGCTGCAGGGCGGGCAGGGCGCAGGCACCGTCGTCACCTGGAAGCTGCAGGCCACCGAGTCCCGCTCCCGCGATGTGAAGGCCAGCGTCGACGTCGCCGGCAAGACCGTCATCGAGAAGGACGCCAACTCCACCCTGGTGACCAACTGGACGGTGGCGCCCGCAGGCACCGGTTCGACCGTCACCGTCAAGACGTCGTGGAACGGCGCGGGCGGTATCAAGGGCTTCTTCGAGAAGACCTTCGCCCCGCTGGGCCTGCGCAAGATTCAGGACGAGGTGCTGGGCAACCTGAAGAAGGAACTCGAAACGGCTTCCTAG
- a CDS encoding FAD-binding oxidoreductase, whose amino-acid sequence MSVVATDAQAVHGAGVQRLLASYRAIPPTATVRLRKPTSNLFRAREKIAAEGLDTSGLTGVIAVDPAARTADVSGMCTYEDLVAATLPHGLSPLVVPQLKTITLGGAVTGLGIESASFRNGLPHESVLELDVLTGAGELVTADRDTHPDLFHAFPNSYGTLGYSVRLRIELESVQPFVALRHLRFHSLDEMVAEMDRIIETRGYQGVPVHYLDGVVFSADESYLCLGIQTDTAGPVSDYTGRDIYYRSIQHAEGERHDRLTIADYLWRWDTDWFWCSRAFGAQHPVLRRLWPRRYRRSSFYWKLIGYDQRFGIADRIEKRNGRPPRERVVQDVEVPLENCTTFLNWFLDNVPIEPIWLCPLRLRDHGAQWPLYPLRPGHTYVNIGFWSSVPAGPAPGHTNRLIERKVAELNGHKSLYSESFYGADEFDALYGGETYRSVKKTYDPDSRLLDLYAKAVHNR is encoded by the coding sequence GTGTCTGTTGTGGCAACTGACGCACAAGCTGTACACGGGGCGGGCGTGCAGCGACTACTGGCCAGTTACCGGGCCATCCCCCCGACAGCGACTGTGCGACTGCGCAAACCCACGTCGAACCTGTTCCGGGCGCGGGAGAAGATCGCTGCCGAAGGTCTGGACACCTCCGGGCTCACCGGCGTCATCGCCGTGGACCCCGCAGCCCGCACCGCCGACGTCTCGGGTATGTGCACCTACGAGGATCTGGTGGCCGCCACCCTGCCCCACGGCCTGTCCCCACTGGTGGTTCCCCAGCTCAAGACGATCACGCTCGGCGGTGCCGTCACCGGTCTCGGTATCGAATCAGCGTCCTTCCGCAACGGCCTGCCCCACGAGTCGGTGCTCGAACTCGACGTCCTCACCGGCGCAGGTGAGCTGGTGACCGCCGACCGGGACACCCATCCGGACCTCTTTCATGCGTTTCCGAACTCCTATGGCACCCTCGGCTATTCGGTGCGGCTACGGATCGAATTGGAATCCGTCCAGCCCTTCGTCGCGCTGCGCCATCTGCGGTTCCATTCGCTCGACGAGATGGTCGCCGAGATGGACCGCATCATCGAGACCCGCGGCTACCAGGGTGTGCCCGTGCACTACCTCGACGGCGTGGTGTTCAGCGCCGACGAGAGCTACCTGTGCCTGGGCATTCAGACCGACACCGCGGGCCCGGTCAGCGACTACACCGGCCGCGACATCTATTACCGCTCCATTCAGCACGCCGAGGGCGAGCGCCACGACCGCCTCACCATCGCCGACTACCTGTGGCGCTGGGACACCGATTGGTTCTGGTGTTCAAGGGCTTTCGGCGCCCAGCATCCGGTGCTGCGCCGGCTGTGGCCGCGCCGCTACCGTCGCAGCAGTTTCTACTGGAAGCTCATCGGTTACGACCAGCGGTTCGGGATCGCCGACCGAATCGAGAAGCGTAACGGCCGTCCCCCCAGGGAGCGGGTGGTCCAGGACGTCGAGGTGCCACTGGAGAACTGCACCACCTTCCTGAACTGGTTCCTGGACAACGTTCCCATCGAACCGATCTGGCTGTGCCCGCTGCGGTTGCGCGACCACGGTGCACAGTGGCCGCTGTATCCGCTGCGACCCGGTCACACCTACGTCAACATCGGCTTCTGGTCCTCGGTACCGGCCGGTCCCGCACCGGGACACACCAACCGACTCATCGAACGCAAGGTCGCCGAACTGAACGGCCACAAGTCGCTGTACTCGGAATCCTTCTACGGCGCCGACGAGTTCGACGCCCTCTACGGCGGCGAGACCTACCGATCCGTGAAGAAAACCTACGACCCCGACTCACGGTTACTCGACCTGTACGCGAAGGCGGTGCACAACCGATGA